In Pseudomonas oryzicola, one DNA window encodes the following:
- a CDS encoding sigma 54-interacting transcriptional regulator has translation MTFQNPFGQPLLTFPELDKSPLSIRAKALVFIDPRSQQLREQLERLAPQPLPVLIRGETGTGKELLARQIHRASDRGGLFVSVNCAAISTNYAEAELFGYSAGSHGGTASSRAGWFGSANGGTLYLDEIADLPLVIQGKLLAALENREVTRVGAQQPQPVDVRLVAATSIDLARVVRAGRFNERLYQYLREGALELPPLRERPGDILPLAEYFVGIYSVRLQRPVPLVSEAAQQVLEAHAWPGNTRELENVIHFALLVNEGEEIVPEDLDIPSPAR, from the coding sequence ATGACTTTTCAAAATCCGTTTGGCCAGCCGCTGCTGACCTTTCCCGAGCTGGACAAGAGCCCCTTGAGCATTCGCGCCAAGGCGCTGGTGTTCATCGACCCGCGTTCCCAGCAGCTGCGCGAGCAACTCGAGCGCCTGGCGCCACAGCCCCTGCCAGTACTGATCCGTGGTGAAACCGGCACCGGCAAGGAGCTGCTGGCTCGGCAGATACACCGCGCCAGTGACCGCGGCGGGTTGTTCGTCTCGGTCAACTGTGCGGCCATCAGCACCAACTATGCCGAAGCCGAGCTGTTCGGCTACAGCGCCGGCAGCCATGGCGGCACGGCCAGCAGCCGCGCTGGCTGGTTCGGTTCAGCCAATGGTGGCACGCTGTACCTGGACGAAATCGCCGACTTGCCATTGGTCATTCAGGGCAAGCTGCTGGCCGCCCTGGAAAACCGCGAGGTTACCCGGGTCGGGGCGCAACAGCCGCAACCGGTGGATGTGCGCCTGGTGGCCGCCACCAGCATCGACCTGGCCCGGGTCGTGCGGGCGGGTCGCTTCAACGAGCGCTTGTACCAGTACTTGCGCGAAGGGGCGCTGGAACTGCCGCCGCTGCGTGAGCGGCCAGGCGATATCCTGCCGCTGGCCGAATATTTCGTGGGTATCTACAGCGTGCGCCTGCAACGGCCAGTGCCGCTGGTGAGCGAGGCCGCGCAACAGGTGCTGGAGGCGCACGCCTGGCCGGGCAATACCCGCGAACTGGAAAATGTCATTCACTTTGCCTTGTTGGTGAACGAGGGCGAGGAAATCGTGCCCGAGGACCTCGATATACCCAGCCCCGCGCGCTAG
- a CDS encoding MetQ/NlpA family ABC transporter substrate-binding protein has product MKKTLLTTTLAAALSFAGLAAAAEKLVVAATPVPHAEILELIKPTLAKEGVDLQIKVFTDYVQPNVQVDQKRLDANYFQTLPYLQNFNEGKGTHLETVIGVHVEPFGGYSKKVKNLSELKEGATVAIPNEGSNSGRALLLLQKAGLITLKDPKNALATPKDIAENPKKLKFRELESAMLPRVLDQVDLDMINTNYALEAGLNPAKDALVIEGSDSPYVNFLVARPDNKDSEAIQKLAKALTSPEVKAFIAKKYQGAVLPAF; this is encoded by the coding sequence ATGAAGAAGACCCTGCTGACCACCACCCTGGCCGCTGCCCTGTCGTTCGCTGGCCTGGCTGCCGCTGCCGAGAAACTGGTGGTAGCCGCCACCCCGGTACCGCACGCTGAAATCCTCGAACTGATCAAGCCGACCCTGGCCAAGGAAGGTGTGGACCTGCAGATCAAGGTGTTCACCGACTACGTGCAGCCAAACGTGCAGGTTGACCAGAAGCGCCTGGACGCCAACTACTTCCAGACCCTGCCATACCTGCAGAATTTCAACGAAGGCAAGGGCACCCACCTGGAAACCGTGATCGGCGTTCATGTCGAGCCGTTTGGTGGCTACTCGAAGAAGGTCAAGAACCTGAGCGAACTGAAAGAAGGCGCCACCGTTGCCATCCCCAACGAGGGTAGCAACAGCGGCCGTGCCCTGCTGCTGCTGCAGAAGGCCGGCCTGATTACCCTGAAGGACCCGAAAAACGCCTTGGCCACGCCCAAGGATATCGCCGAGAACCCGAAGAAGCTGAAGTTCCGCGAGCTTGAATCGGCCATGCTGCCGCGCGTGCTGGACCAGGTCGACCTGGACATGATCAACACCAACTACGCCCTGGAAGCCGGCCTGAACCCGGCCAAGGATGCGCTGGTGATCGAAGGCAGCGACTCGCCATACGTGAACTTCCTGGTCGCTCGCCCGGACAACAAGGACAGCGAGGCCATCCAGAAACTGGCCAAGGCCCTGACCAGCCCGGAAGTGAAGGCCTTCATCGCCAAGAAGTACCAAGGTGCCGTACTGCCGGCGTTCTGA
- a CDS encoding alpha/beta hydrolase has translation MRNESIRYLIVPGWQGSPDNHWQSHWQRTLPNSARVEQHDWLTPQRQDWVQALEQAIAAEHSPVILIAHSLGCITVAHWAVQASPTLLRRVRGALLVAPADVERPNCAPALRNFAPIPSEALPFPSQVVSSDNDPAVSVPRALYLAQAWGAEAGLLSNAGHINVKSGHERWEQGFAYLYRLQNRVEQRALRRA, from the coding sequence ATGCGCAACGAGTCGATCCGTTACCTGATTGTGCCGGGCTGGCAAGGATCGCCAGACAACCATTGGCAAAGTCACTGGCAGCGCACCCTGCCCAACAGCGCACGGGTCGAGCAGCATGACTGGTTGACCCCGCAGCGCCAGGACTGGGTACAGGCGCTGGAGCAGGCGATTGCCGCAGAGCACTCGCCGGTGATTCTGATTGCCCACAGCCTGGGCTGCATCACCGTCGCTCATTGGGCCGTGCAGGCCAGCCCGACCTTGCTGCGGCGGGTGCGTGGCGCCTTGCTGGTCGCGCCGGCGGATGTCGAGCGACCCAATTGCGCACCAGCCCTGCGCAACTTCGCGCCGATTCCGAGCGAGGCGCTGCCGTTCCCCAGCCAGGTGGTCAGCTCGGATAACGACCCAGCCGTAAGCGTGCCACGGGCACTGTACCTAGCCCAGGCCTGGGGCGCTGAAGCGGGGCTGCTGAGCAACGCCGGGCACATCAACGTCAAGTCCGGCCATGAGCGCTGGGAACAAGGTTTCGCTTACCTGTATCGCTTGCAGAACCGGGTCGAGCAGCGCGCTCTGCGCCGCGCCTGA
- a CDS encoding sulfate/molybdate ABC transporter ATP-binding protein, whose protein sequence is MSIEVRNVSKRFNSFQALDNINLDINSGELVALLGPSGCGKTTLLRIIAGLETPDQGNIVFHGEDVSGHDVRDRNVGFVFQHYALFRHMSVFDNVAFGLRMKPKGERPSESRIAEKVHELLNMVQLDWLSDRYPEQLSGGQRQRIALARALAVEPKVLLLDEPFGALDAKVRKELRRWLARLHEDINLTSVFVTHDQEEAMEVADRIVVMNKGVIEQIGSPGEVYEHPANDFVYHFLGDSNRLALSEGHHVLFRPHEVSLSRHETEGHHAAEVRDIRPLGATTRVTLKVEGQSELIEAEVVKDHDSLTGLARGETLFFRPKVWQKLADI, encoded by the coding sequence ATGTCGATCGAAGTTCGTAACGTCAGCAAGCGCTTCAACAGCTTCCAGGCACTGGACAACATCAACCTGGACATCAACAGCGGCGAGCTGGTGGCCCTGCTTGGCCCGTCCGGCTGCGGCAAGACCACTCTGTTGCGCATCATTGCCGGGCTGGAAACCCCCGACCAGGGCAATATCGTGTTCCATGGGGAGGATGTGTCAGGCCATGACGTGCGTGACCGCAACGTTGGTTTCGTGTTCCAGCACTACGCCTTGTTCCGCCACATGAGCGTGTTCGACAACGTCGCTTTCGGCCTGCGCATGAAGCCCAAGGGGGAGCGCCCGAGCGAAAGCAGGATTGCCGAAAAGGTGCATGAGCTGCTGAACATGGTACAGCTGGACTGGCTGTCCGATCGTTACCCCGAGCAATTGTCCGGTGGCCAGCGCCAGCGTATTGCCCTGGCCCGCGCGCTGGCGGTGGAGCCCAAGGTGCTGCTGCTGGATGAGCCGTTCGGTGCGCTGGATGCCAAGGTGCGCAAGGAGCTGCGCCGCTGGTTGGCGCGCCTGCACGAGGACATCAACCTGACCTCGGTATTCGTCACCCACGACCAGGAGGAAGCCATGGAAGTGGCTGACCGTATCGTGGTGATGAACAAGGGCGTGATCGAGCAGATCGGCTCGCCGGGCGAGGTGTACGAGCACCCTGCCAACGATTTCGTCTATCACTTCCTGGGTGACTCCAACCGCCTGGCCTTGAGCGAAGGGCACCATGTGCTGTTCCGCCCCCACGAGGTGTCGTTGTCGCGGCACGAGACCGAAGGGCATCATGCGGCCGAAGTGCGCGATATTCGACCGTTGGGCGCTACCACGCGGGTGACCCTGAAGGTTGAAGGGCAGAGCGAGCTGATCGAGGCCGAGGTGGTCAAGGACCACGACAGCCTGACCGGGTTGGCACGGGGCGAGACATTGTTCTTCCGGCCGAAGGTCTGGCAGAAACTGGCGGATATCTAA
- the cysW gene encoding sulfate ABC transporter permease subunit CysW: MSSSTLNATAAANAARRGSATSRRILISLGWLVFALFLLLPLVIVVSQALKNGFGTFFEAILEPDALSALQLTLIAVVISVPLNLVFGVSAAWCVSKYTFRGKSLLVTLIDLPFSVSPVIAGLVYVLMFGAQGLFGPWLQDHDIQIVFALPGIVLATIFVTVPFVARELIPLMQEQGTQEEEAARLLGANGWQMFWHVTLPNIKWGLIYGVVLCTARAMGEFGAVSVVSGHIRGVTNTLPLHVEILYNEYNHVAAFSVASLLLIMALFILLLKQWSENRINRLRHSAAEE, encoded by the coding sequence ATGTCCAGTTCAACCCTGAATGCAACCGCCGCCGCCAACGCCGCCCGCCGTGGCAGTGCAACGTCGCGGCGTATCCTGATCAGCCTTGGCTGGCTGGTGTTCGCGCTGTTCCTGCTGCTGCCGCTGGTGATCGTGGTTTCGCAAGCGCTGAAGAACGGCTTTGGCACGTTCTTCGAGGCAATCCTCGAGCCGGATGCGTTGTCGGCCCTGCAGCTGACCCTGATCGCGGTAGTCATTTCGGTACCGCTCAATCTGGTGTTCGGGGTCAGCGCCGCCTGGTGCGTGAGCAAGTACACCTTCCGTGGCAAGAGTCTCCTGGTCACCCTGATCGACCTGCCGTTCTCGGTGTCGCCGGTGATCGCCGGCCTGGTGTACGTGCTCATGTTCGGCGCGCAAGGCCTGTTCGGGCCGTGGCTGCAGGACCACGACATCCAGATCGTGTTCGCCCTGCCGGGCATTGTCCTGGCCACCATCTTCGTCACCGTGCCGTTCGTGGCCCGTGAACTGATCCCGCTGATGCAGGAGCAGGGTACGCAAGAGGAGGAGGCTGCGCGCCTGCTCGGCGCCAATGGCTGGCAGATGTTCTGGCATGTGACGCTGCCGAACATCAAATGGGGCCTGATCTACGGCGTGGTGCTGTGCACGGCGCGGGCCATGGGCGAGTTTGGCGCAGTATCGGTGGTGTCGGGCCATATTCGCGGTGTGACCAATACCTTGCCGCTGCACGTGGAGATCCTCTACAACGAGTACAACCACGTGGCGGCCTTCAGCGTGGCCAGCCTGCTGCTGATCATGGCGCTCTTCATCCTGCTGCTCAAGCAGTGGAGCGAGAACCGTATTAACCGCCTGCGCCACAGCGCCGCGGAGGAATGA
- a CDS encoding alpha/beta fold hydrolase encodes MQRHFIEIDGARMSCVDQGQGFPVLLGHSYLWSADMWQPQIEALSAHFRVIVPELWGHGGSDAPPATTTDMSALARQHLKLLDALDIGQCHLVGLSVGGMWGAQLALEHPERVDRLVLMDTYLGAEPESTRLKYFGLLDAASGAGMFTEPLLDIVVPIFFHAGGQTVPKVRESFREALKASSAEVIRQSLDPLGRVIFGRPDLLSRLGELASERTIVVCGDQDIPRPPEESSEMARLIGCLAAQIPFAGHISSLENPRVVNEFLLNWLPRNR; translated from the coding sequence ATGCAAAGACACTTCATCGAAATCGACGGCGCCCGCATGAGCTGCGTCGACCAGGGCCAGGGCTTCCCAGTGCTGCTCGGCCACAGCTACTTGTGGTCCGCCGACATGTGGCAACCACAGATCGAGGCCCTGTCAGCACACTTTCGCGTCATTGTGCCCGAGCTATGGGGCCACGGCGGCTCCGATGCACCGCCCGCCACTACCACCGACATGAGCGCGCTGGCCCGTCAGCACCTGAAGCTGCTGGACGCCCTGGATATCGGCCAATGCCATCTGGTCGGCCTGTCGGTCGGCGGCATGTGGGGTGCGCAGCTGGCCCTGGAGCACCCCGAACGGGTCGACCGCCTGGTGCTGATGGATACCTATCTCGGCGCCGAACCGGAGTCGACGCGGCTGAAGTATTTCGGCCTGCTGGATGCGGCCAGTGGCGCAGGCATGTTCACGGAGCCATTGCTGGATATCGTCGTGCCGATTTTCTTCCATGCTGGCGGGCAGACGGTGCCAAAGGTACGGGAAAGCTTCCGGGAAGCATTGAAGGCGAGCAGTGCCGAGGTGATCAGGCAAAGCCTCGATCCGCTGGGGCGAGTGATTTTTGGCCGGCCGGACTTGCTGTCACGGCTGGGTGAGCTGGCCAGCGAGCGGACCATCGTAGTCTGTGGCGACCAGGACATTCCACGGCCACCGGAAGAGTCCAGCGAAATGGCGCGGCTCATTGGCTGCCTGGCGGCGCAGATCCCGTTTGCCGGGCATATCTCCAGCCTGGAGAACCCACGGGTGGTCAATGAGTTCCTGTTGAACTGGTTGCCGCGCAACCGGTGA